Within Vicia villosa cultivar HV-30 ecotype Madison, WI linkage group LG1, Vvil1.0, whole genome shotgun sequence, the genomic segment tttactaaccgtagaaattgatttgtctagttgtaaatgataatcactttattaacaatagaaattgatttatctagttgtaaatgataatcactttactaacaatagaaattgatttgtcttgttgtaaataatagttgctttactaacaatagaaattgatttttctagttgtaaatgatagtcactttattaacgatagaaattgatttgtctagttgtaaagtgaagaTTATTTAACTTGAatgggacttggatttgagacctcataggtaaaagtttatgtatagaatttgttaatattagtagaaatcatggaaattacttgtttaaaaattactttataagaaataattttggcttttttgatattattcattgataactgtttaaaaatgaaattaaaaataaaaattaatttagtatttaaaaaaaaaaatctaacgtgtcagtccagtcacggtttagaagtatgaaaagaaccggtttagaagtagaaaaaaccaatttgagaaaaatattagcagaaggactaatatgacccggttaaattttgtaagggattaagttgagtcaatttttttgtgagggactaatttgactcgtgtaatatttgtgaggggcCAAAATGGTTCTTCACTCTTAGAAAATATTAGATAAATACCCAAATACAATTCATTAATATAGTAATAACGTAAGGTAAAAGGTATGTCATATGAAACAAGAACTCGTCTctaaaaaaattggaattttagCTACTCACATAGTAATTAAAAATTAGAAATCAATACGTAAATTATACACTAAAAGATTGAAATTTCAATGGTGAAAAACTACAACTTTGCTCTAGAAAAGCTATAAAGAAAAAATCTATAAGTATAAAATTCAAAAGTATTATGATTTGCGaagagtttaaaaaaaattattaggttTCTCTATCATTAAATCACACCGCACCTATTAGAAATTGTGTTGTGATCAGTCACTTATGCTAATATGGAAGACATGTCAAAACTCAAATTGTGTCGCATTGATACACAATCGCCAGTCGCCACACGATTTTTTTAGGCAATTTCAATGTTGCTAGCCATCATGGATCATGTTGCGTTGTATGGTGTTCGTGTTGCGATTAGTAGAATTATAGAATTTGTGAGTCGGGCTTATTCCACTTCTTGTCATTATAATTTCCAACGTGTAAAAATTATAAAACTTGTCTGATTAGAATGATTTTGACTTTAATTGAGCTTTTCTACAATATCTTGAAACATGTTatggttttctttatttcatgCAATGTTAGCTacaaatataattgaaatattaatcaaaatGCTAGAAAAAAGTAGTATGATTGGGTGACATCACAACACTAAATTTGAACTTTTATTTATCACTaatgaataaattaataaaatgaaaatcGATAGTAAACTAAGAACTGATGTGATCAATGATAACCTTCAAATCTAGAATAAGTCTTGACACATTTGTATCCAAATTGTAAGCCATACATCAGCtggaaaatcacaaaataattgtTGGAGGGAGAAGCGTGTGAGAAATATAATGTCATCAATGATGACCTAACCTTGGGATGCCCAATTGACGTTTTTTTTTTGCACGTGTCAAAAGGTGCAGAAcctttcacatccaattgaaaacGTAAGGTACCTGTGATTACCCTTAGTTTTCCTTTCTTATTTAAGGGGGCGAACCCTCGGCCTTTTCActttttcacacactttctgGCTAAAGCTTTCAAATGTTTCTTCTCACTTCAACAATTTTCACATCTCCATAAGCTCATGTTCATACCCTACACAGGTACATATTTGTAATTCTTTTCTCCATTTTTTCTTTATGGCGATTATTAGGGATTTATACGAGGAAGGAAATCTGGTTGAATCATCAACTCGTGATGAGGATACATCCCTACGGAACTATTGTTATAAAAACAATAGGTGTCTTGATAGAATTGTTAAATGTAGATTAATGGAACTAGGAGTGTTTGGCAGCTGCGAGAGTTCTCTTAAATCCGATAGTGATATTTGTGGTGGTAGTGATAATGACTCATCTTTTCCTGTTGTTTCCCAAGAAACTGGAAGGTTATGGCCACCTATGATCTTGGGCCCAAGGATGTAAGGGAAGTTGGGTCTAATTACTCCACTGAGAAGCAAATAACCCCTCTTCAGCAAcaacttgctttctctttctatgatgatgaaaaataagttattttgacACCTCTTCCATTTATTTCTTTTACTTCTACTTACCCACAACTTCGTGAGGTTAGGGTTTGCCTTCCTTTCTCTCCCTTGGTCGAGGTTCTCACGGTACTCAGTGGCCCCCTCCCAAATCACTCCTAACAGATGGAGCTTGATTAGGACATTTGAAATTCCATGCCAGCAACTATGGGCTTACCCAACCACTGAGACATTTTTCTCATTTTACTATACCAAAGCATATGTTCACTGGCCCTAGTAACCATGATCGATTTGCTAGGGAGAGACTTATTCAAACCTCATTCGTACCATTTCAAAGGTTGAAAGGACAAGTTTCTGAGGATGATGGGATGAGACGTTTCCTCATCAATTACTACTAGGGGTGATGCCCTTAGATTTCCCCTTGCCTAGATTGATAGTCTTGCAGCAATCAACGAGTACAACTATACTTGCCTTACGGCTGACGACGTTGAGGTAGTCTAAACCTTTGACACGTTTAAAGTCACAGAGCCCCGCACCATGATTATTATGGACCAAAGTGATAATGGATCCCTAGACAAATATATAAGTAAGTTTTAATGTTGTTTTCCTCTATTGTTGCTTACATGACTTATGTTGATTATTTCTTCTTGTTTTTATTGTAGAGAAAATGTCCCAGATTCCCTCGAAGATCTAATCAACAGGGGTTCAAGTGGATACTTGAGGGCGAGGAATCTAACGATTCTCATACCTTAAAGATCTAGAGGTGGGAGGCTAACTTCTCCCATTAGAGTAAGGTAGCCAATGGGATGGGTGTCCTAACCTCGTCTCCAGAAGATCTTGCCAATTGAGTCCTCCCTGTAGAGTGATGATACTTTTGACACTATCAGGTTTATAGGTGCTTATCTTTCCTGAATATTTCTTGGTAGACTACAAGGAGACCCACCTATTAAGGGTCCTCTTTATGGAGTGTGTTTGACAAGGTGAAGTATGCTAAGACTAAGAACAATCTGAGGACGAAGCTTTCTAACTACAAAGGAGATCTAACCAAAGTACATGTTATATTCAAGACTTTGTAGAAGGAGATGGAGACCCTAACATACACGAGAATTTAGAAAAGAGAAAGAGGTGTAAATGAGAAATGAAAAACCTGATTCGTTATGGAAATGATGAAAACGGATATGGAAGAAATTCGTGAGTTGAAAGAGATCAAGACGTGTGTATGGAATCTTGATCAAAGCAGTGATAAGATGATAGTGAAAATTGAAGAAATCTTCGTGAGTTGAAAGAGATCAAGACACGTGTATGAAATCTTGATCAAAACAGTGATAAGATGATAGTGAAAATTGAAGAAATCTGAAAATTCAATGGAAAGATAACATGTAGAgtggaaagaaagagaaaatatgagagtaATCTCTTTGCTCCGGATACCATGTTGAGTTAGCAGTGGAGATAGAGATGatcaattaaagaaaaaataaaattttatttcatattttcaaaaatattaaaaaatacaacataAAGGACCTATCAAATATATAGGGTCAAAAAACTTGCTAGCTACGTAACACTGGGCCAACTAAATTAAATGGGCCtaataaaaacagaaaaagaataattacattttaagtttttttttctgaatacaaaacaaaaaaaaaactattccgatttatattatttaaaatttaatccaAAATATCAAAAGATTTTTGTGGAGTTTAAACTATACTCACGGGCCAAGATAATAGAAGATCCATTATTTATAGAGCTGGTAAGTTAATAGACATGAACAAAAGTACCATGTGGTTACTGACTAACCTTGCCTCTCTTACTTGAATTACTGCTACATGACAGTTAGTACCTGAAATCAAAACGGTCCCTAGCATAGCAAAGACAAAACGTTCAATAAGACAAGAACTGTATTATATGAGTTGGCCAAATAAGAAAGATAGTGACTTCAACCATCAACTCTAAATTTCACTATATTGCTAACAATGGTAAATTTACAGCTCTTGATAATCAAATTTATAACTCAGAGATCCAAGTCCCAAACACCATAACAAGCATGTTTCTTCATTTTCATTTATCTATTTCTAACTAGATATAGAAATGCAGTAGTTTACCGTTGTCAGGTGGGGGACTAGGCAAAATTTGTTTTATGATAATGAGTGAAAATCGACCACTCTTCCAGAGTACTGTAAGATAACATTTGCAGGATGTCCATGAGATTGGGGCCTTCTTGAATGACGTTTGAGATTCAAATTCACTGCAGTTAGATAATCCGATAGAAATTGGATGTCTTATATTGTGACTACCATTACCATATATTGAAAACTCAATCATTTGATCTACTCAAGAGCTGAGGTACTATGATGACTGCTCCTCAACAAAATTCTGTCACATAACAGCACTTAGGCTGTGCACATTGATCCACTTGACAAGTATGCTGTAAACGATAAACGCATGTACATTACCATAAAACTCTGTTATTGATATCGCTATCATTTCTTTTGTCATATTTTGCCAATACATAGGCGCCCCCCAGGCCCCCACAATAGTTTTTAACATTGGATTTAGAAAAAACCACATGAATTGAGCAAGAAACTCCAATTTCTAGCTGTATAAAATCCAATGAGCTTGATTTGGAAAGCCAGAATGATGAATCCAAACATGAAATTATTTATGAGTAGCAACTGGGAAGTATCTCATTCATTCATACAGGCACACAACCAAGAGAGATATCAAATGTTGgaagagtaaaaaaaaaaagataagtaAAGATCTACCAGTAGTGGAGCAAAAAAGAAACGAAATTGTTGATATAACACTAATATACTCGCATAATATCCATGTTCCAATGAATAAGACGAAGGCTACAGTTATCTCTCAATGCACAACACGTTACAACTTACAAGAATGAAGTTAGGTTAAGTTGATGCTTGCTTCCTTAAAATTCATGGAAATGCAATGCCATTAAACTGTTGCTGTTCTATTCAGCAAATAATGAACTTCTGAAGAGACCAGCGCGTCAAAGTCAGAACTTTAATCTACCAGTTATTAATAATGAAAGAGTTAAGAGGAAATTAAAACTTGGGTATGGACTTTGCACGCAGGAACTGCTTAAGAATGTACTTTTCTTCGTCAATTTGTTTTTTCTCCATAGCATCCTTTGGTTTCACTTTTCTTTTCTCTTCCAGCATCCACTCGAAAACTTCACGCTGTTGTTCTTCAGGAATTGGAGCCCGCGCTTCGACAGGCATTGGGACTGGGAACAAGAAATCATCATAGGTTAGGTCCGCTGAACTTGTGGGGAGTTCAGGAGGAACTTCAACTTTGGCCTTGGGCAATCTATGTGCTGTTTTTTTTCTATGAATCTCCATTGAATCTCTCCGTTTTGCCCTTGCAAACAGAAAAGCTGTGAATTATCAAATACGAATCATGGAGCAACAAAAGCAAATTAGGGAAATAAATCCTCTGATGATATAtgtttaattttccttttttttaaatattaaataggtTTGGCCCAATCAAAATTTGTAAATGTTTAAAGAGATAGATAGATGTAAAATTTTCGCAAGAACTCAGATAACAAGTTCATATGAAACTTTACCAAGCAACGAACCATTCCCACAAATCAGTATATTGTAGATGTTCCCTCTAAACCAAAGACACATGTAAGTCATATACTAGAGTTTTCATTTCCACTTTTTTTGATGCAACATCAAATGATTTTAACAACATAAAATCATAAATATTATATGTCAAACTAATCGATTTTGTATCATCCATTATTAATTTTATCACAATTTTGCCAAAACAATGTCCAAAAGCAGCTACTCTTTTCAAGGGACAAAATCACCGGTAATTGGTAGAGACAGTTATAACTTGGTATAGCAGTAGAAATAATTCAAGTGGCCAGTGACTTCACATGGTGGAATCATTGAACACAGATATCCCACCAGACTGCAGAGTACAAGGTATTattaataaaaacaccaatcACAAGACAACAATTTTCTCATAaatttcatcaatcatcaacgtAAATGTAACAAagaaccaaaaatacaaaaaggaCGGTTCCACTCATTTTCAGACTCataaatttaaatacaaatacaTCTTCCAACTGGCATAACAACTGTAGTTTTGTTACCATAAGTTTCCTTTTAACAACGGACAAGTCCAAAATCAAATAGTACCGTTTCTCGATCACAGAATGCATTCATTTACATAATGACTAAGCATTCATTTCATTAGAAGAGAGACTAAAAAACAATACCCGTAGGCCGTAGCAGTGCAATGATAATCTTTGAGATGGTCAACTATTTCCCTCCCATAAcagcaaatacccaaacaaagACAAGTGATCTATTATCCAAAGCTCCTTTCATAAGAATGTGACAGAAATACTCTCTCACTATTACACTCAAATATTACCATCGTTTGGATTGATAAAAAGAGAATGGAGTGAAGTGGAATGAGAACATGACTTTGTTCCGTATTAAAATATCCAAACAATAGAATGGAACTTGTAATCCATTCGGCTCCATTCCATTCCGCTACTTTCCATCCAGCTCGGTTCgtttaaaaaaatccaaacatAGTCTTAATAAAATATAGAGTCAAATGACAACCATGAATTATATATAAATGATGAAACACAAAGAAATAACGAAACACACAGTGATGTACAGTGTATCTTGAATGCCATAATCTCCAAATTAACAAAGATATCAAATTGCTTTCGATAGTAAACCTTTCAAAGAAAGAACTTAATCAAATACATGAATATCCTTCGAAATTTTTGAACAGTTTGTTCCAAGATTAAATGAGCCAACTAGCCTAACAAGACATAAACATTTAAAGAAACATGTGCAGTGCCACGTGGGCATCTTAATGAAAGGAAAACCAACAAAAGCTGTAATAGACAATATATCAAACACATGATATGCATATACGTGAAAAAGAAACAACAAATTGTAGACAACGA encodes:
- the LOC131601488 gene encoding uncharacterized protein LOC131601488 isoform X1 encodes the protein MTMNESPPPPPPPTALPMKRFKFVWRFLLLSNLGLGAFLFARAKRRDSMEIHRKKTAHRLPKAKVEVPPELPTSSADLTYDDFLFPVPMPVEARAPIPEEQQREVFEWMLEEKRKVKPKDAMEKKQIDEEKYILKQFLRAKSIPKF
- the LOC131601488 gene encoding uncharacterized protein LOC131601488 isoform X2, with protein sequence MALSLALQSWTWRAKRRDSMEIHRKKTAHRLPKAKVEVPPELPTSSADLTYDDFLFPVPMPVEARAPIPEEQQREVFEWMLEEKRKVKPKDAMEKKQIDEEKYILKQFLRAKSIPKF